One segment of Mus caroli chromosome 6, CAROLI_EIJ_v1.1, whole genome shotgun sequence DNA contains the following:
- the Ephb6 gene encoding ephrin type-B receptor 6 isoform X2 gives MATEGTTGSGSRVVAGMVCSLWLLVLGSSVLALEEVLLDTTGETSEIGWLTYPPGGWDEVSVLDDQRRLTRTFEACHVAGLPPGSGQDNWLQTHFVERRGAQRAHIRLHFSVRACSSLGVSGGTCRETFTLYYRQADEPDGPDSIAAWHLKRWTKVDTIAADESFPASSSSSSWAVGPHRTGQRVGLQLNVKERSFGPLTQRGFYVAFQDTGACLALVAVKLFSYTCPSVLRAFASFPETQASGAGGASLVAAVGTCVAHAEPEEDGVGGQAGGSPPRLHCNGEGRWMVSVGGCRCQPGHQPARGDKLCQACPEGSYKALAGNVPCSPCPARSHSPDPAAPVCPCLQGFYRASSDPPEAPCTGPPSAPRELWFEVQGSALMLHWRLPQELGGRGDLLFNVVCKECGGHGEPSSGGMCRRCRDEVHFDPRQRGLTESRVLVGGLRAHVPYILEVQAVNGVSELSPDPPQAAAINVSTSHEVPSAVPVMHQVSRAANSITVSWPQPEQTNGNILDYQLRYYDQAEDESHSFTMTSETNTATVTRLSPGHIYGFQVRARTAAGHGPYGGKVYFQTLPQGELSSQLPEKLSLVIGSILGALAFLLLAAITVLAVIFQRKRRGTGYTEQLQQYSSPGLGVKYYIDPSTYDDPCQAIRELAREVDPTYIKIEEVIGAGSFGEVRRGRLQPRGRREQAVAIQALWAGGAESLKMTFLGRAALLGQFQHPNILRLEGVVTKSRPVMVLTELMELGPLDSFLRQREGQFSSLQLVAMQRGVAAAMQYLSSFAFVHRALSARSVLVNSHLVCKVARLGHSPQGSSSLLRWAAPEVITHGKYTTSSDVWSFGILMWEVMSYGERPYWDMNEQEVLNAIEQEFRLPPPPGCPPGLHLLMLDTWQKDRARRPHFDQLVAAFDKMIRKPDTLQAEGGSGDRPSQALLNPVALDFPCLDSPQAWLSAIGLECYQDNFSKFGLSTFSDVAQLSLEDLPGLGITLAGHQKKLLHNIQLLQQHLRQPGSVEV, from the exons ATGGCTACTGAGGGCACGACTGGCTCAGGGAGCAGAGTGGTGGCGGGCATGGTGTGCAGTCTGTGGCTCCTGGTTCTAGGGTCATCAGTTCTGGCTCTGGAAG AGGTGCTGCTGGATACCACAGGAGAGACCTCTGAGATTGGCTGGCTCACCTACCCACCAGGTGGG TGGGATGAGGTGAGTGTTCTAGATGACCAGCGCCGTCTGACTCGGACCTTCGAAGCGTGCCACGTTGCAGGGCTCCCTCCTGGTTCTGGCCAGGACAATTGGCTGCAGACACACTTTGTGGAGCGGCGAGGGGCCCAGAGGGCACACATCCGCCTTCACTTCTCTGTACGAGCCTGTTCCAGCCTGGGTGTGAGTGGGGGTACCTGCCGAGAGACCTTCACCCTTTACTACCGGCAGGCTGATGAGCCAGACGGCCCCGACAGTATTGCGGCCTGGCACCTCAAACGCTGGACCAAAGTGGACACAATTGCAGCAGATGAGAgcttccctgcctcctcttcctcttcctcatggGCTGTGGGACCCCACAGGACCGGTCAGCGGGTGGGACTGCAGCTGAATGTCAAAGAGCGCAGCTTTGGTCCTCTCACTCAACGTGGCTTCTATGTGGCCTTCCAGGACACAGGGGCCTGCTTGGCCCTTGTGGCAGTCAAACTCTTCTCCTATACCTGTCCCTCCGTCCTGCGTGCCTTTGCCTCTTTTCCTGAGACACAGGCCAGTGGAGCTGGAGGTGCTTCCTTAGTAGCAGCTGTGGGCACCTGTGTAGCTCATGCAGAACCAGAGGAGGATGGAGTAGGAGGCCAGGCAGGGGGCAGCCCCCCAAGGTTACACTGTAATGGCGAAGGCAGGTGGATGGTATCTGTGGGAGGCTGCCGCTGCCAGCCTGGACACCAGCCTGCTCGTGGAGACAAGCTCTGCCAAG CCTGCCCTGAGGGATCCTATAAGGCCCTGGCTGGGAATGTTCCCTGTTCACCATGTCCAGCCCGCAGCCACTCCCCTGACCCGGCAGCCCCAGTTTGCCCATGTCTCCAAGGCTTCTACAGGGCCAGTTCGGACCCACCAGAGGCTCCCTGCACTG GTCCTCCATCTGCTCCCCGGGAGCTATGGTTTGAGGTGCAAGGCTCTGCACTCATGCTGCACTGGCGCCTGCCTCAGGAGCTGGGTGGACGAGGGGATCTGCTCTTCAATGTTGTGTGCAAGGAGTGTGGAGGTCACGGAGAGCCCAGCAGTGGGGGGATGTGTCGCCGCTGCAGGGACGAGGTGCATTTCGACCCCCGCCAGAGGGGACTGACTGAGAGTCGAGTGTTAGTTGGGGGGCTCCGAGCACATGTGCCATACATCTTGGAAGTGCAGGCTGTCAATGGGGTGTCTGAGCTCAGCCCTGACCCTCCCCAGGCAGCAGCCATCAATGTCAGCACCAGCCATGAAG TCCCTTCTGCAGTCCCTGTGATGCACCAGGTGAGCCGGGCAGCCAACAGCATCACAGTATCCTGGCCACAGCCTGAGCAAACAAATGGGAACATCCTCGACTACCAGCTGCGCTACTATGACCAG GCAGAAGATGAATCCCACTCCTTTACCATGACCAGTGAGACCAACACTGCCACTGTGACACGGTTGAGCCCTGGCCACATCTATGGCTTCCAGGTGCGGGCACGGACTGCAGCTGGCCACGGCCCCTATGGGGGCAAAGTCTATTTTCAGACATTGCCTCAAG GTGAACTGTCCTCCCAGCTTCCAGAGAAGCTGTCCTTGGTGATTGGTTCCATCCTGGGGGCCTTGGCCTTCCTTCTACTGGCAGCCATCACTGTACTGGCTGTCATCTTCCAGCG GAAGCGTCGTGGGACCGGCTACACAGAACAACTGCAACAATACAGCAGCCCAG GACTTGGAGTGAAGTATTACATTGACCCTTCTACATATGATGACCCCTGCCAGGCCATCAGAGAGCTTGCTCGAGAGGTTGACCCTACATATATCAAGATTGAAGAAGTCATTGGGGCAG GTTCCTTTGGAGAAGTGCGTCGGGGCCGACTGCAACCCCGGGGAAGGAGGGAACAAGCTGTGGCTATCCAGGCCTTGTGGGCAGGGGGTGCTGAGAGCCTGAAGATGACCTTTCTGGGTCGGGCAGCACTGCTGGGCCAGTTCCAGCATCCCAATATCCTGCGGCTGGAAGGTGTAGTCACTAAGAGTCGGCCTGTCATGGTGCTGACAGAACTCATGGAACTTGGTCCCCTGGACAGCTTTCTTAGG CAGCGAGAGGGCCAGTTCAGTAGCCTGCAGCTGGTGGCCATGCAGCGGGGTGTGGCTGCTGCCATGCAGTACCTGTCCAGCTTTGCCTTTGTTCACCGAGCACTCTCGGCCCGAAGTGTGCTAGTGAATAGCCACCTGGTGTGTAAGGTGGCACGTCTCGGCCACAGTCCTCAG GGTTCAAGTTCCTTGCTTCGCTGGGCAGCCCCAGAGGTCATTACACATGGGAAGTATACAACATCCAGCGATGTCTGGAGCTTTGGGATACTCATGTGGGAAGTGATGAGCTATGGAGAACGGCCCTACTGGGACATGAATGAGCAGGAG GTACTAAACGCAATAGAGCAAGAGTTCCGGCTGCCCCCACCTCCAGGGTGCCCCCCTGGACTACATCTACTGATGCTAGACACTTGGCAGAAGGACCGTGCCCGTCGGCCTCATTTTGACCAGCTGGTAGCTGCATTTGACAAGATGATACGCAAGCCTGATACTCTCCAGGCTGAAGGGGGCTCAGGGGACAG GCCTTCCCAGGCTCTTCTGAACCCTGTGGCCTTGGACTTCCCTTGCTTGGACTCTCCCCAGGCCTGGCTTTCAGCCATTGGACTAGAGTGCTACCAGGACAACTTCTCCAAGTTTGGTCTTTCCACTTTCAGTGATGTGGCTCAGCTCAGCCTGGA AGACCTGCCAGGCCTGGGCATCACCCTAGCTGGCCACCAGAAGAAACTTCTGCACAACattcagctcctccagcagcaCCTGAGGCAGCCAGGCTCAGTGGAAGTGTAA
- the Ephb6 gene encoding ephrin type-B receptor 6 isoform X1, translating to MATEGTTGSGSRVVAGMVCSLWLLVLGSSVLALEEVLLDTTGETSEIGWLTYPPGGWDEVSVLDDQRRLTRTFEACHVAGLPPGSGQDNWLQTHFVERRGAQRAHIRLHFSVRACSSLGVSGGTCRETFTLYYRQADEPDGPDSIAAWHLKRWTKVDTIAADESFPASSSSSSWAVGPHRTGQRVGLQLNVKERSFGPLTQRGFYVAFQDTGACLALVAVKLFSYTCPSVLRAFASFPETQASGAGGASLVAAVGTCVAHAEPEEDGVGGQAGGSPPRLHCNGEGRWMVSVGGCRCQPGHQPARGDKLCQACPEGSYKALAGNVPCSPCPARSHSPDPAAPVCPCLQGFYRASSDPPEAPCTGPPSAPRELWFEVQGSALMLHWRLPQELGGRGDLLFNVVCKECGGHGEPSSGGMCRRCRDEVHFDPRQRGLTESRVLVGGLRAHVPYILEVQAVNGVSELSPDPPQAAAINVSTSHEVPSAVPVMHQVSRAANSITVSWPQPEQTNGNILDYQLRYYDQAEDESHSFTMTSETNTATVTRLSPGHIYGFQVRARTAAGHGPYGGKVYFQTLPQGELSSQLPEKLSLVIGSILGALAFLLLAAITVLAVIFQRKRRGTGYTEQLQQYSSPAYLHSTLPSSGLGVKYYIDPSTYDDPCQAIRELAREVDPTYIKIEEVIGAGSFGEVRRGRLQPRGRREQAVAIQALWAGGAESLKMTFLGRAALLGQFQHPNILRLEGVVTKSRPVMVLTELMELGPLDSFLRQREGQFSSLQLVAMQRGVAAAMQYLSSFAFVHRALSARSVLVNSHLVCKVARLGHSPQGSSSLLRWAAPEVITHGKYTTSSDVWSFGILMWEVMSYGERPYWDMNEQEVLNAIEQEFRLPPPPGCPPGLHLLMLDTWQKDRARRPHFDQLVAAFDKMIRKPDTLQAEGGSGDRPSQALLNPVALDFPCLDSPQAWLSAIGLECYQDNFSKFGLSTFSDVAQLSLEDLPGLGITLAGHQKKLLHNIQLLQQHLRQPGSVEV from the exons ATGGCTACTGAGGGCACGACTGGCTCAGGGAGCAGAGTGGTGGCGGGCATGGTGTGCAGTCTGTGGCTCCTGGTTCTAGGGTCATCAGTTCTGGCTCTGGAAG AGGTGCTGCTGGATACCACAGGAGAGACCTCTGAGATTGGCTGGCTCACCTACCCACCAGGTGGG TGGGATGAGGTGAGTGTTCTAGATGACCAGCGCCGTCTGACTCGGACCTTCGAAGCGTGCCACGTTGCAGGGCTCCCTCCTGGTTCTGGCCAGGACAATTGGCTGCAGACACACTTTGTGGAGCGGCGAGGGGCCCAGAGGGCACACATCCGCCTTCACTTCTCTGTACGAGCCTGTTCCAGCCTGGGTGTGAGTGGGGGTACCTGCCGAGAGACCTTCACCCTTTACTACCGGCAGGCTGATGAGCCAGACGGCCCCGACAGTATTGCGGCCTGGCACCTCAAACGCTGGACCAAAGTGGACACAATTGCAGCAGATGAGAgcttccctgcctcctcttcctcttcctcatggGCTGTGGGACCCCACAGGACCGGTCAGCGGGTGGGACTGCAGCTGAATGTCAAAGAGCGCAGCTTTGGTCCTCTCACTCAACGTGGCTTCTATGTGGCCTTCCAGGACACAGGGGCCTGCTTGGCCCTTGTGGCAGTCAAACTCTTCTCCTATACCTGTCCCTCCGTCCTGCGTGCCTTTGCCTCTTTTCCTGAGACACAGGCCAGTGGAGCTGGAGGTGCTTCCTTAGTAGCAGCTGTGGGCACCTGTGTAGCTCATGCAGAACCAGAGGAGGATGGAGTAGGAGGCCAGGCAGGGGGCAGCCCCCCAAGGTTACACTGTAATGGCGAAGGCAGGTGGATGGTATCTGTGGGAGGCTGCCGCTGCCAGCCTGGACACCAGCCTGCTCGTGGAGACAAGCTCTGCCAAG CCTGCCCTGAGGGATCCTATAAGGCCCTGGCTGGGAATGTTCCCTGTTCACCATGTCCAGCCCGCAGCCACTCCCCTGACCCGGCAGCCCCAGTTTGCCCATGTCTCCAAGGCTTCTACAGGGCCAGTTCGGACCCACCAGAGGCTCCCTGCACTG GTCCTCCATCTGCTCCCCGGGAGCTATGGTTTGAGGTGCAAGGCTCTGCACTCATGCTGCACTGGCGCCTGCCTCAGGAGCTGGGTGGACGAGGGGATCTGCTCTTCAATGTTGTGTGCAAGGAGTGTGGAGGTCACGGAGAGCCCAGCAGTGGGGGGATGTGTCGCCGCTGCAGGGACGAGGTGCATTTCGACCCCCGCCAGAGGGGACTGACTGAGAGTCGAGTGTTAGTTGGGGGGCTCCGAGCACATGTGCCATACATCTTGGAAGTGCAGGCTGTCAATGGGGTGTCTGAGCTCAGCCCTGACCCTCCCCAGGCAGCAGCCATCAATGTCAGCACCAGCCATGAAG TCCCTTCTGCAGTCCCTGTGATGCACCAGGTGAGCCGGGCAGCCAACAGCATCACAGTATCCTGGCCACAGCCTGAGCAAACAAATGGGAACATCCTCGACTACCAGCTGCGCTACTATGACCAG GCAGAAGATGAATCCCACTCCTTTACCATGACCAGTGAGACCAACACTGCCACTGTGACACGGTTGAGCCCTGGCCACATCTATGGCTTCCAGGTGCGGGCACGGACTGCAGCTGGCCACGGCCCCTATGGGGGCAAAGTCTATTTTCAGACATTGCCTCAAG GTGAACTGTCCTCCCAGCTTCCAGAGAAGCTGTCCTTGGTGATTGGTTCCATCCTGGGGGCCTTGGCCTTCCTTCTACTGGCAGCCATCACTGTACTGGCTGTCATCTTCCAGCG GAAGCGTCGTGGGACCGGCTACACAGAACAACTGCAACAATACAGCAGCCCAG CATACCTTCATAGCACACTGCCCTCTTCAGGACTTGGAGTGAAGTATTACATTGACCCTTCTACATATGATGACCCCTGCCAGGCCATCAGAGAGCTTGCTCGAGAGGTTGACCCTACATATATCAAGATTGAAGAAGTCATTGGGGCAG GTTCCTTTGGAGAAGTGCGTCGGGGCCGACTGCAACCCCGGGGAAGGAGGGAACAAGCTGTGGCTATCCAGGCCTTGTGGGCAGGGGGTGCTGAGAGCCTGAAGATGACCTTTCTGGGTCGGGCAGCACTGCTGGGCCAGTTCCAGCATCCCAATATCCTGCGGCTGGAAGGTGTAGTCACTAAGAGTCGGCCTGTCATGGTGCTGACAGAACTCATGGAACTTGGTCCCCTGGACAGCTTTCTTAGG CAGCGAGAGGGCCAGTTCAGTAGCCTGCAGCTGGTGGCCATGCAGCGGGGTGTGGCTGCTGCCATGCAGTACCTGTCCAGCTTTGCCTTTGTTCACCGAGCACTCTCGGCCCGAAGTGTGCTAGTGAATAGCCACCTGGTGTGTAAGGTGGCACGTCTCGGCCACAGTCCTCAG GGTTCAAGTTCCTTGCTTCGCTGGGCAGCCCCAGAGGTCATTACACATGGGAAGTATACAACATCCAGCGATGTCTGGAGCTTTGGGATACTCATGTGGGAAGTGATGAGCTATGGAGAACGGCCCTACTGGGACATGAATGAGCAGGAG GTACTAAACGCAATAGAGCAAGAGTTCCGGCTGCCCCCACCTCCAGGGTGCCCCCCTGGACTACATCTACTGATGCTAGACACTTGGCAGAAGGACCGTGCCCGTCGGCCTCATTTTGACCAGCTGGTAGCTGCATTTGACAAGATGATACGCAAGCCTGATACTCTCCAGGCTGAAGGGGGCTCAGGGGACAG GCCTTCCCAGGCTCTTCTGAACCCTGTGGCCTTGGACTTCCCTTGCTTGGACTCTCCCCAGGCCTGGCTTTCAGCCATTGGACTAGAGTGCTACCAGGACAACTTCTCCAAGTTTGGTCTTTCCACTTTCAGTGATGTGGCTCAGCTCAGCCTGGA AGACCTGCCAGGCCTGGGCATCACCCTAGCTGGCCACCAGAAGAAACTTCTGCACAACattcagctcctccagcagcaCCTGAGGCAGCCAGGCTCAGTGGAAGTGTAA